AAATCCAGACCTGGTGGAAAAACTGAAAAACAACGCACCATTGAGGTCTGCGGATCACACTAAATTCTATACCCCGGGACCGGACGGATACACGAAGATCTAAATCAATCATCGCTTTCCACAGCTGGCGGCGAATTCTCCACCATTGGGAAGTCCCGCCAGTATTTCGGAGGTCTGCTTTGAAATAAAATCTGCGATCCGTTTGTAACCCATGTCGTTGTATTGAATAGCGTCCGTGCGAAAGACAACAAGACTGTTGTCTTGAGTTTGTTCACGGGTAATACCCACTTCAGCAACCCAAGTTGGTTTCGACCAAAAAGTTTTGATTTCTTCGGCGGTTGGTTTCGCATCGTCGATAGCCGGTGATGTGTCGACAAAGAACTGCATTTTATTAGGTTGATGTGTCCATTCATACAAATCTGGTTTAATCGAAACGCCTTGGTGGCGGATGAACAGAATCGGAAGCTTGCGCTGTTCCGCCCAGCTTCCTGCGCGGCGATTGGCCTCGGTCCATCCGTTGATTCCCTGCTGTGCGGCGAGGGCAGTGGCTTCCCGCAGAAATCGTCTACAAAGCTCGAGTTCACCAAGGAAAGCTCCTCGGCAATATCCGAACAAGCGCCGCTTCCATTGGCTGTGTCGAATAACTCGCAGCTTTTCGATCCCTTCGATGGATCCTTGGTCGGATCGAAGGTATGAATCGATCCAACCGAAGTCCCAAATAATAAGATCCGGTTTCAGTGGCTCGACGTCGTAGACGAGACGCGCGTAACCCATGATCGCCGTCGCGCCCTGCCGGCCAGCATTCCAGATTTCTACTTTGCGAATTTTGCGGCACGCGAACTTGGACAATTTCTTGAGCCAAGCTGCAGAGTTCATCTCGCGCTCTAGGAAATGGGGATAGGTTTCATTATCGTTTACGCCGTGGCCGAACACCGGGTAGGACCCCAGTGCAATAATTCGAAATGTGCTGTCGGCTTTTTCCGCGGGACGCTCTGAGTTTCGAAATCCGAGAGAGTTCGAAGTAATCACATGATCAGAGTCTTCATTGGGATTGCGAAGAAAGTTTGGAACTTTCCATGTACTGGACGGTGGAAGACGCATTTTTTCGGCGACCAATCTCAGCCGATTTTCATCGTCAAAACCGGAATTGATATAGGTATCCAACGGAGGGGAGAAAATATTTGGTCTCGCGGAAAGCGGGCGCGCCCAACCGCGATCAATTCTTGGCTGGACAACAGTATCCATCGTGCGCACAAAAAGCTCTACCACCGGCGGTTTCTGATCAAGCGCTCGAAGTCGACTGGCCTTAAACCGAAACCACGCCTCCGTGACGAGGAGTGGTCCGACAACCATCGCAATGATAACTGCGCACCACTTTACAAGCTCTAATGCGACCGCGAGTCCTGTAGTTTTGCCGACGCTTGAATCCTTCATGCTGCTAAAGAGTAAACCTGCCTTGAGTGATGTCCACGGTTGACCCGCGGCGAAAGACTCAATTTAATGGTTCCATGTCGCCAATGGCACCTGTTCGCTTTCTTTTTGCAATAGTCGTAGTCGGACTATCGCTTATTTTGCCATATCGGCTTCGTATCGCTTTTTTCAGTTTTATTGCCGGCGTCATTCACTCGCCGTTTTGGCTGTTTGGCCGGATCGCTCGGTACATCTTGGTAAAAACCGAAACGGACAATCCCTATCGCGGCACCGACGATAAGTCGCAGAGGCCGTTGTGATTCGATCTGCCGTTATCTTGTTTTCCGGGGGCACTGATTCAACATGTGCCGCCGCAATTGTGGCTGACCAAGTTGACCGCCTTTATCTTCTGACTTTCGTGGAAACCTCAACGCTGAAGAGCCCCTTGCCCCACGAAAATGTTCGGCGGCTGCGATTGGCGTTTCCGTCGGTCGAAATATTGCACTTTGTCGTTTCGACCGACCGTCTGGTTCGTTGGTTAAGTTACGGCGACTCGATTTCCTCTTATCTTCGGCGTCTTTTTAGGGAACATGTTTTTAATTTGGTAACACCTGGATTCAGTTCTTTATCATGGCATTTGGCAGCTCTCAGGTTTTCCGCTCTTTTAGTCCAAGCGGGCAAAGAAGAAGTTGTCGGCGTGTATGATGGAATGACCCAAGAACTGACGCATCTACCTGGCCACATGCCTGTTGTTCGCAGGCAAATTGAATTGATCTATAGCGAAGCGGGTTTCAGTTTCAGCAGCCCAGTTTATGATTTTCCTGTTCCTCCAGATCAAAAGTTCGTCGATCGTTTGGTAGTTGATCGACATGGGTTTGCTGTAAGTAGCGAGGTGCTCCCTGGAAGTCGAACAACTGGGAAGTACCTTTACGAGCGGGGAATATTGCCGCACCCGAATGTAAAAGGATCGATGTTTGACGTACAAATGCAACACGACTGTTACCCATTTATTGTCTATAACATGTTGATATTTTGGTTATTGATGCCCCTCCGTTCCTGGAGCCAAATTGAATCGGATTTATCCAAAGTCATGGCAAGACGAATTGAACAAGCGAGATCCGTCATCGGAAAATGGGAAGACTTGCGTTTCGAAACACCAACCCCAGTGAGTCAACCATGAATAAGCCAGCAAAAAAAAATGCCGGGGGCGCAGTTTTAGTTTTATTTCTTTCTAGTGTTTTTTGGTTTGGCATCTTCGAAATTTCGGCACGGTTTTGGATTCGCAATTTCGGGGACCCCCTGGACCGTGCAAGGCTTGTGATGCAGCCAAGCGAAAGATACTTGTGGCGAATGAGACCTGACTATTCGGGCACTTTTGAAAATGCGAAGCTCGTAACGGATGAGAACGGGTTTAGAGTGTCTTACCAACCTAGAGCGGAAGGTACGGCAGTCAGCGGGGACAGCGCTCGCAACTTTGACTGGCTGGTACTGGGGCCGTCTTCCGCGTTCGGATGGGGCGTTGATTTGGACGACACCTATTCTTCGATCGCGGCAAAGGGCGCGGGGAAAACTTTGTTGAATGCCTCGCAGGTAGGTTATGGGATTAGCCAAGGTTTACGAATCTATGAAGATCATCGCGCACGCTGGAAATTCAATCCGAAAACGGTTTTCATCGCGTATGGCGTTAATGATGTCGATCGCTTTCGTTTCTTTGGTCCGATGGGAGTTAGTGATAGAGAAGTGTTTGCTCGGGAAGAATCTCTGGAACAATTAAGGTTGGAAAAATGGATCTACCGCTTTGCATTTTCCGGTCTCTTGATGCGAGCGATGCAAGAAGGCGCAGTGAAATTTGGCTGCCCGGGAAAAGGTAAATTTGAAATCCGCGAGTCCGAAGACGGTTTCTTCGACTCGCTTTCGATTTTAATCGAGCAAGTTGTGGCCGATGGCCATCGACCGGTTGTCATTGATTCTCCATTTCGGTATCCGTTTGTTACGGATCCGAACCGTGCTGAGCTCGCGACGAAGCAATTCGCTGCGGCACACGCTGCAGCAAACTCGGGAAATTGCGAAGAGGCAAAGCGACAATTTCAAATGGCGAGAGAGAACGAGCCACACCGTGTGGCACTGGCGATCTCAAGAATCAACACTCGCTTAAAAGAGTTCGTCGCGATAAAAAGCGTAAGTCTAGTAGAGGCTAGCAAAATGGTTGGTGCTGCCGACGATTTTGTTGACCCCGTTCATTTCTCCGTTAAGGGCAACAAACAGATTGCTGAGGGTGTCTTGCGTGAACTCAATCGATAAATCACCACCACGGACGCTCAAAGCTTTTTTGGTATTCTTGTTTCGACGGATTGTCGCCAGTCGGAAGTGGTGGCTCCTTCCGTTATGGATTTTGCTGGTAGCTCTGGCGC
The Deltaproteobacteria bacterium DNA segment above includes these coding regions:
- a CDS encoding SGNH/GDSL hydrolase family protein translates to MNKPAKKNAGGAVLVLFLSSVFWFGIFEISARFWIRNFGDPLDRARLVMQPSERYLWRMRPDYSGTFENAKLVTDENGFRVSYQPRAEGTAVSGDSARNFDWLVLGPSSAFGWGVDLDDTYSSIAAKGAGKTLLNASQVGYGISQGLRIYEDHRARWKFNPKTVFIAYGVNDVDRFRFFGPMGVSDREVFAREESLEQLRLEKWIYRFAFSGLLMRAMQEGAVKFGCPGKGKFEIRESEDGFFDSLSILIEQVVADGHRPVVIDSPFRYPFVTDPNRAELATKQFAAAHAAANSGNCEEAKRQFQMARENEPHRVALAISRINTRLKEFVAIKSVSLVEASKMVGAADDFVDPVHFSVKGNKQIAEGVLRELNR